In Thermotoga sp. KOL6, the DNA window CCATTAAAATGATAAAAGAAGAGGGAATAGAAAACGTATGGGAGAGGCACAGAATTCTTGGTGAGGCGACGAGAGCAGCAGTCAAAGCACTTGGATTAGAACTCCTCTCCAAGAGACCGGGTAATGTGGTCACAGCCGTCAAAGTTCCTGAAGGTGTGGATGGGAAGTTGATTCCAAAGATCATGAGAGATAAATACGGCGTTACTATCGCAGGTGGTCAAGGAAAGCTCAAGGGGAAAATCTTCAGAATAGCACACTTAGGATACATGTCACCGTTTGACACCATAACAGCTATAACCGCTCTAGAATTTACACTGAAAGAACTTGGATACAACTTTGAACTCGGTGCAGGCGTTAAAGCTGCTGAAAGGGTTTTCACCAAAGAATTTATAGGGGAGTGATGTAAATGGCGAAATACCGAGTGCATGTGAACGATCCTCTTGACGAAGAAGCCACGAAACTCCTCATGGGTAAAGAAGAACTGGAAGTGACATCCGAACATCTTGACAAAGAAAAACTGATGGAAATAATTCCAAACGTGGATGTTCTGGTGGTGAGAAGCGCTACAAAGGTTACAGCCGATATCATAGAGGCTGGTAAGAATCTAAAAATCATCGCACGAGCTGGTATAGGACTTGACAATATAGATCTGCAGAAAGCAAAAGAAAAAGGCGTAAAAGTTCTCAATACACCAGGAGCCAGCGCACCGTCGGTTGCCGAGTTAACAATAGGTTTGATGCTAGCCTGTGCACGTCACATTGCAAGAGCCACTATTTCGTTAAAAGAAGGAAAGTGGGAGAAAAAGGTTCTTAAAGGAAAAGAACTTTTGGGAAAGACACTCGGTCTCATTGGCTTTGGGAACATAGGTCGAGAAGTTGCAAAGCGAGCTCTTGGATTCAAAATGAAAGTAATCGCTTACGATCCTGCACGACCAGAAACAAATCTCCCAGTTGAGTATGTAGATCTCGATACTCTTCTCAAAGAAAGCGACATCATCTCCCTGCACGTTCCACTCAGTGAATCAACGAAACACATTATAAACAAGGAAAGTATCGCGAAGATGAAAGATGGCGTGATAATTATCAATACTTCGCGAGGTGGAACTATTGATGAAGAAGCTTTGTACGAAGCCCTTGTGAACGGAAAAGTCTATGCCGCTGGTTTGGACGTTTTTGAAGTCGAGCCGCCAAACGACGAGATCAGGAAGAAGCTCCTAAACCTTGACAACGTTGTGGCAACTCCTCATATAGGAGCTTCCACTGTAGAAGGCCAGAAAAGAGTGGGGAAAGAAATTGTGGAAAAAATTTTCAAGGAATTGGGAATTTGAGGCCGGGATTCGTTTCCCGGCTCCTTCTTCTTCTCTTAAACATTGAAATTACAGCGAACGAGACAATTTCATAAAGAAAGAGGAAAACACAGAAAAGAAGAATGACAAATTCCTTTGCTTTCCCCATTTCCATTTCCCTCCAATTTGTAGACTATTCGAGACCGGTACAAGTTCAAACTTGTTGACAAACTCAAAAGAATATTCTACAATTACACAGGTGTTCTAAAAATATATCTATAGATATATCGGGTGATATTATGAAAGAATTTAAAGGATACTTGAAGTTGATAGTTTTACACATTCTCTCCAAAAGACCCTCGC includes these proteins:
- a CDS encoding hydroxypyruvate reductase, coding for MAKYRVHVNDPLDEEATKLLMGKEELEVTSEHLDKEKLMEIIPNVDVLVVRSATKVTADIIEAGKNLKIIARAGIGLDNIDLQKAKEKGVKVLNTPGASAPSVAELTIGLMLACARHIARATISLKEGKWEKKVLKGKELLGKTLGLIGFGNIGREVAKRALGFKMKVIAYDPARPETNLPVEYVDLDTLLKESDIISLHVPLSESTKHIINKESIAKMKDGVIIINTSRGGTIDEEALYEALVNGKVYAAGLDVFEVEPPNDEIRKKLLNLDNVVATPHIGASTVEGQKRVGKEIVEKIFKELGI